The Thermobispora bispora DSM 43833 genome window below encodes:
- a CDS encoding cytochrome P450/oxidoreductase → MGSEPVAAIRGSGDAAPAATGCPFHPGVDPSGRPISANAAAFDPFHETFQEDPAGSLRWSRDGEPVFYSPRLGYWVVTRYEDVKAVFRDNITFSPSIALEKVTPVCDEATAVLERYGYAMRRTLVNEDEPVHMRRRRALMEPFTPAQLAHHEPLVRRLVREHVDRIIDTGKADLVEEMLYDVPLTVALHFLGVPEDDMAMLRKYSVAHVVNTWGRPTQEEQVAVAESVGRFWRFAGEVLDRMRQDPSGPGWMPYAIRLQPQMPDVITDSYLHSIMMAGIVAAHETTANAAANAIRLLLENRPVWEEICADQRLIPNAVEECLRHSGSVKAWRRIATTDTKIGDVEIPKGAKLLIVTSSANHDERRFDGPDEVDVRRENAGDHLTFGYGAHQCMGKNLARMELQIILQELTTRLPHMELVPGQRFSYLPNISFRGPEHLWVQWDPARNPERTNPEILRRRLPVQIGSARRPLPRSVTVLAIEPEAEGIVRITLADAHGKPLPAWSPGAHVDLELGGLTRQYSLCGDPDDRSTYQIAVLKDPDSRGGSRYVHERLAVGDVLLMRGPRNNFPLDPGARRYVFIAGGIGITPIITMADRARRRGADYHIHYCGRSAAAMAFLGRLRRDHGDRLTLYRSAEGTRLDIARLLAEPQEGTQIYVCGPQRMLDAVAEATRHWPDDAVRVESFVSALDRFDPAKNHAFDVRLADSGRVIRVPADQTVLGALRAAGIDVLSDCEEGLCGTCEVPVAEGEVDHRDMVLTKAERAQHSSMMTCCSRARGGSITLRL, encoded by the coding sequence ATGGGCTCAGAGCCGGTTGCCGCCATCCGCGGGTCAGGGGATGCCGCTCCCGCGGCCACGGGATGCCCGTTCCACCCCGGAGTCGATCCGAGCGGCCGCCCGATCTCGGCGAACGCGGCCGCGTTCGACCCGTTCCACGAGACCTTCCAGGAGGACCCCGCGGGCTCGCTCCGGTGGTCGCGGGACGGAGAGCCGGTGTTCTACAGCCCGCGGCTCGGCTACTGGGTGGTCACCCGGTACGAGGACGTCAAGGCGGTCTTCCGCGACAACATCACCTTCTCGCCGTCCATCGCGCTGGAGAAGGTCACCCCGGTCTGCGACGAGGCCACCGCCGTGCTGGAGCGGTACGGCTACGCGATGAGGCGCACCCTCGTCAACGAGGACGAACCCGTCCACATGCGGCGCCGGCGCGCGCTCATGGAGCCGTTCACCCCCGCCCAGCTCGCCCACCATGAGCCGCTGGTGCGGCGCCTCGTCCGCGAGCACGTCGACCGGATCATCGACACGGGCAAGGCCGACCTGGTCGAGGAGATGCTCTACGACGTCCCGCTCACGGTCGCGCTGCACTTCCTCGGCGTGCCCGAGGACGACATGGCCATGCTGCGCAAGTACTCGGTCGCGCACGTGGTGAACACGTGGGGCCGCCCGACGCAGGAAGAGCAGGTGGCCGTGGCGGAGTCGGTGGGCCGGTTCTGGCGGTTCGCCGGCGAGGTCCTGGACCGGATGCGCCAGGACCCCTCGGGGCCCGGCTGGATGCCGTACGCGATCCGGCTACAGCCGCAGATGCCGGACGTGATCACCGACTCGTACCTGCATTCGATCATGATGGCCGGGATCGTGGCCGCGCACGAGACCACGGCCAACGCCGCGGCGAACGCGATCCGGCTGCTGCTGGAGAACCGCCCGGTGTGGGAGGAGATCTGCGCCGACCAGCGCCTCATCCCCAACGCGGTCGAGGAGTGCCTGCGCCACTCGGGCTCGGTCAAGGCCTGGCGGCGCATCGCCACCACCGACACCAAGATCGGCGACGTGGAGATCCCCAAAGGGGCGAAGCTTCTCATCGTCACCTCATCGGCCAACCACGACGAGCGGCGGTTCGACGGCCCCGACGAGGTCGACGTCCGCCGGGAGAACGCCGGCGATCACCTGACCTTCGGCTACGGCGCCCACCAGTGCATGGGCAAGAACCTCGCCCGGATGGAGCTCCAGATCATCCTGCAGGAGCTCACCACCCGGCTGCCGCACATGGAGCTGGTCCCGGGCCAGAGGTTCAGCTACCTGCCCAACATCTCGTTCCGCGGCCCGGAGCACCTGTGGGTGCAGTGGGATCCGGCGCGCAACCCCGAGCGCACGAACCCGGAGATCTTACGCCGCCGGCTTCCGGTGCAGATCGGCTCCGCCCGGCGCCCGCTCCCCCGGTCGGTGACCGTGCTCGCGATCGAGCCCGAGGCCGAGGGGATCGTGCGGATCACGCTCGCCGACGCGCACGGCAAGCCGTTGCCGGCATGGTCCCCCGGCGCCCACGTGGATCTCGAGCTGGGCGGGCTCACCCGGCAGTACAGCCTCTGCGGCGACCCCGATGACCGGTCCACGTACCAGATCGCGGTGCTCAAGGACCCGGACAGCCGCGGCGGATCCCGGTACGTGCACGAACGGCTCGCCGTCGGTGACGTGCTGCTGATGCGCGGCCCGCGGAACAACTTCCCGCTCGACCCAGGCGCGCGGCGGTACGTCTTCATCGCCGGCGGCATCGGGATCACCCCGATCATCACCATGGCCGATCGCGCCCGCCGCCGGGGAGCCGACTACCACATCCACTACTGCGGCCGGTCGGCCGCGGCCATGGCCTTCCTCGGTCGGCTGCGGCGCGACCACGGCGACCGGCTCACCCTCTACCGCTCGGCCGAGGGGACGCGGCTCGACATCGCCCGGCTGCTCGCCGAGCCGCAGGAGGGCACGCAGATCTACGTGTGCGGCCCCCAGCGGATGCTCGACGCGGTGGCCGAGGCGACCCGGCACTGGCCGGACGACGCGGTCCGGGTGGAGAGCTTCGTCTCCGCGCTCGACCGGTTCGACCCGGCGAAGAACCACGCCTTCGACGTCCGGCTGGCCGACTCGGGCCGGGTGATCCGGGTTCCGGCCGACCAGACCGTGCTCGGCGCGCTCCGCGCCGCCGGGATCGACGTGCTGAGCGACTGCGAAGAGGGCCTGTGCGGCACGTGCGAGGTCCCGGTCGCGGAGGGCGAGGTCGACCACCGCGACATGGTGCTCACCAAGGCCGAGCGGGCGCAGCACTCCTCGATGATGACCTGCTGCTCGCGCGCCCGCGGCGGCAGCATCACCCTGCGCCTCTGA
- a CDS encoding DUF3046 domain-containing protein, with translation MRLSDFWDRMRRHFGETYAESWAKDFVIARLGGRTVEQALADGFSAKEVWQAVCEIEDVDPKLR, from the coding sequence ATGCGTCTGTCGGACTTCTGGGACCGGATGCGCCGCCACTTCGGTGAGACGTACGCCGAGTCGTGGGCGAAGGACTTCGTCATCGCCCGGCTCGGCGGCCGGACCGTCGAACAGGCCCTCGCGGACGGCTTCTCGGCCAAGGAGGTCTGGCAGGCCGTCTGTGAGATCGAGGACGTGGATCCGAAACTCCGCTGA
- a CDS encoding ATP-dependent helicase gives MVSVLDCFSAVTREWFTTAFVTPTAAQEGAWSSIARGENTLVVAPTGSGKTLAAFLWAIDRLAAERMRDGGDPPPEGRPAAPRTCRVVYVSPLKALAVDVERNLRAPLAGIRQTALRLGLPAPDISVAIRSGDTTAEDRRRFAARPADILITTPESLYLILTSRAREALRGVETVIVDEVHAIAATKRGAHLALTLERLDALLPAPAQRIGLSATVRPVGEVAAFLGGARPAVVVQPPAEKSIELDVVVPVEDMTELAPPAPGADGVPPEHRRSIWPHVERHLLDLIEAHRSTIVFANSRRLSERLCTRLNELAEERRAGDGGPLGTETDGPGADGLAADPARNGRPRGAGGAPGGAPAEIMAQAGVAAGAPREVARAHHGSVSKEERSQIEEALKAGRLPAVVATSSLELGIDMGAVDLVACVEAPPSVASCVQRIGRAGHRVGAVSRGVIFPKYRGDLIQTAVVAERVRAGLIEEIRYPRNPLDVLAQQIVAMTALDEWKVDELEAVIRRAAPYATLPRTALEAVLDMLAGRYPSEEFAELRPRIVWDRVTGTVRARPGAQRLAVTSGGTIPDRGLFGVYLAGEKGSRVGELDEEMVYESRPGDVFVLGATSWRIEEITADRVLVSPAPGQPGKLPFWHGDAPGRPAELGRAIGAFLRELSGAEPRAARERLRAAGLDEYAARNLLAYLAEQREATGYVPDDRTIVVERFRDELGDWRVVIHSPYGTRIHAPWALAIGRRLRERYGIDAQAIHADDGIVLRIPDTTDDPLTDLALFDPDEIERIVTEELGGSALFAARFRECAGRALLLPRRLPGRRTPLWQQRQRAAHLLATASRYPSFPVVLETVRECLQDVFDMPGLVALLRDVAARRVRIVEVETAQASPFAASLLLRYVGAFMYEGDAPLAERRAQALALDSALLAELLGQADLRELLDPEVVAETERELARLDRPLRDAEDLADLLRSHGPLLAEDVAVRGGDPGWLAELERQRRAIRVRVAGREQWAAAEDAWRLRDALGVPLPPGVPREFLEPPDHGGPDTPAARPDPLGDLVARHARTRGPFSAGTAAARFGVGVAVIEDALRRLAAAGRVVSGEFRPGGRGAEWCDAGVLRMLRRRSLARLRKEVEPVQPEVLAAFLPAWHGIAPVPGDGAEAGRPAIGATGTGPAYRPGGSWRDRAMDALVDAIERLQGAAVPASALETLILPARVPGYSPDLLDELTASGEVIWAGQGSLPGGDGWVALYFADTAPLLLPRPLEITMTPLHERIIEVLSGGGALFFRELSDRVGAAMLRDLADPGTAASAGSPGAAPPGGASSAQAPPGRTSPAARAGAGHPGAVPDDAALAAALWDLVWAGRVTGDTLAPLRAVLGTGRPAHRPRTARRRRPMLPTRSGPPTVSGRWWLVPAPAEDETRRAQAQAEALLNRHGVLTRGGITAERPPGGFSAIYQVLRAYEESGRCRRGYFVEGLGAAQFALPGAVDRMRAMVHRPDASASAHPVAGPSEWPVTGAPPSAAPGTGPARTAPQAVVLAAADPANPYGAALPWPEGPADAAHRPGRKAGALVVLVDGRLALYLERGGKSLLSFGSEDDLAPAARALAATVRMGALEKLTVERANGAPITASPIAAVLEEAGFHPTPRGLRIRA, from the coding sequence CTGGTGAGCGTGCTCGACTGCTTCAGCGCGGTGACCAGGGAGTGGTTCACCACCGCCTTCGTCACGCCCACCGCGGCGCAGGAGGGCGCCTGGTCGTCGATCGCACGGGGAGAGAACACGCTGGTGGTCGCGCCCACCGGTTCGGGGAAGACCCTCGCCGCGTTCCTGTGGGCGATCGACCGGCTCGCCGCGGAGCGGATGCGGGACGGCGGGGATCCACCCCCCGAGGGGCGGCCGGCCGCACCGCGCACCTGCCGGGTGGTGTACGTCTCCCCGCTGAAGGCGCTCGCCGTGGACGTCGAGCGGAACCTGCGCGCTCCCCTCGCCGGCATCCGGCAGACCGCGCTGCGGCTGGGCCTGCCGGCGCCGGACATCTCGGTGGCGATCCGCTCGGGGGACACCACCGCGGAGGACCGGCGCAGGTTCGCCGCCCGGCCGGCCGACATCCTGATCACCACGCCCGAGTCGCTCTACCTCATCCTCACCTCGCGGGCGCGCGAGGCGCTGCGCGGTGTGGAGACCGTGATCGTAGACGAGGTCCACGCGATCGCGGCCACCAAACGCGGCGCGCACCTGGCGCTCACCTTGGAACGGCTCGACGCCCTGTTGCCGGCCCCCGCGCAGCGCATCGGGCTGTCCGCGACGGTACGGCCGGTCGGCGAGGTGGCCGCGTTCCTCGGCGGGGCCCGCCCGGCGGTGGTGGTGCAGCCGCCGGCGGAGAAGTCGATCGAGCTCGACGTGGTGGTCCCGGTCGAGGACATGACCGAGCTCGCTCCCCCGGCCCCGGGCGCGGACGGCGTGCCGCCCGAGCACCGGCGGAGCATCTGGCCGCACGTGGAGCGGCACCTGCTCGACCTCATCGAGGCCCACCGGTCGACGATCGTGTTCGCCAACTCGCGGCGGCTCTCGGAGCGGCTGTGCACCCGGCTGAACGAGCTCGCCGAGGAGCGGCGGGCCGGGGACGGCGGACCGCTGGGCACCGAGACGGACGGCCCGGGGGCGGACGGGCTCGCCGCGGATCCGGCGCGGAACGGCCGGCCGCGCGGGGCGGGCGGCGCTCCCGGCGGGGCGCCCGCCGAGATCATGGCGCAGGCCGGGGTGGCCGCGGGCGCGCCGCGGGAGGTCGCCCGGGCCCACCACGGGTCGGTCTCCAAGGAGGAGCGGTCCCAGATCGAGGAGGCGCTGAAGGCGGGCCGCCTCCCGGCCGTGGTCGCCACCTCCAGCCTCGAGCTCGGCATCGACATGGGCGCGGTCGACCTGGTGGCCTGCGTCGAGGCCCCGCCCAGCGTGGCGAGCTGCGTGCAGCGGATCGGCCGGGCCGGCCACCGGGTGGGCGCGGTCTCCCGTGGCGTGATCTTCCCCAAGTACCGGGGGGATCTCATCCAGACCGCGGTGGTGGCCGAGCGGGTCCGGGCCGGCCTGATCGAGGAGATCCGCTACCCGCGCAACCCGCTCGACGTGCTCGCCCAGCAGATCGTCGCGATGACCGCGCTCGACGAGTGGAAGGTCGACGAGCTCGAGGCGGTGATCCGCCGGGCGGCGCCGTACGCCACGCTGCCGCGGACCGCGCTCGAGGCGGTGCTCGACATGCTCGCCGGCCGCTACCCGAGCGAGGAGTTCGCCGAGCTGCGGCCGCGCATCGTCTGGGACCGGGTGACCGGGACCGTGCGCGCCCGCCCCGGCGCCCAGCGGCTCGCCGTCACCAGCGGCGGCACCATCCCCGACCGCGGGCTGTTCGGCGTGTACCTCGCCGGGGAGAAGGGGTCGCGGGTCGGCGAGCTCGACGAGGAGATGGTGTACGAGTCGCGGCCCGGCGACGTGTTCGTCCTCGGCGCCACCTCCTGGCGGATCGAGGAGATCACGGCCGACCGGGTGCTCGTCTCCCCCGCCCCGGGCCAGCCGGGCAAGCTGCCGTTCTGGCACGGCGACGCGCCGGGCCGGCCGGCCGAGCTCGGCCGCGCCATCGGCGCCTTCCTCCGGGAGCTGTCCGGCGCGGAGCCGCGGGCGGCCCGCGAGCGGCTCCGGGCGGCCGGGCTGGACGAGTACGCCGCCCGCAACCTGCTCGCCTACCTGGCCGAGCAGCGGGAGGCCACCGGGTACGTGCCCGACGACCGCACGATCGTGGTGGAGCGCTTCCGCGACGAGCTGGGCGACTGGCGCGTGGTGATCCACTCCCCGTACGGCACGCGGATCCACGCGCCGTGGGCGCTCGCGATCGGCCGTCGCCTGCGCGAGCGGTACGGGATCGACGCCCAGGCGATCCACGCCGACGACGGCATCGTGCTGCGCATCCCGGACACCACCGACGACCCCCTCACCGACCTCGCCCTCTTCGACCCGGACGAGATCGAGCGGATCGTCACCGAGGAGCTCGGCGGGTCGGCGCTGTTCGCCGCGCGGTTCCGCGAGTGCGCCGGGCGGGCCCTGCTGCTCCCCCGCCGCCTGCCGGGCCGGCGGACCCCGCTGTGGCAGCAGCGCCAGCGCGCCGCGCACCTGCTCGCCACGGCGAGCAGGTACCCGAGCTTCCCCGTGGTCTTGGAGACCGTGCGCGAGTGCCTCCAGGACGTGTTCGACATGCCCGGCCTAGTGGCGCTGCTGCGGGACGTGGCGGCCCGGCGGGTGCGGATCGTCGAGGTGGAGACCGCCCAGGCCTCCCCGTTCGCCGCGTCGCTGCTGCTGCGGTACGTGGGCGCGTTCATGTACGAGGGCGACGCGCCGCTCGCCGAGCGCCGGGCGCAGGCCCTCGCGCTCGACAGCGCGCTCCTCGCCGAGCTGCTCGGCCAGGCCGACCTGCGCGAGCTGCTCGACCCCGAGGTGGTGGCGGAGACCGAGCGGGAGCTGGCCCGGCTGGACCGGCCGCTCCGGGATGCCGAGGACCTCGCCGACCTGCTCCGCTCGCACGGCCCGCTGCTCGCCGAGGACGTCGCGGTCCGGGGCGGCGACCCCGGCTGGCTCGCCGAGCTGGAACGGCAGCGCCGGGCGATCCGGGTGCGCGTGGCCGGCCGGGAGCAGTGGGCGGCGGCCGAGGACGCCTGGCGGCTGCGCGACGCCCTCGGGGTGCCGCTCCCCCCGGGCGTGCCCCGGGAGTTCCTGGAGCCGCCGGATCACGGCGGGCCGGACACGCCCGCCGCCCGGCCGGACCCGCTGGGCGATCTCGTGGCGCGGCACGCCCGGACCCGCGGCCCGTTCTCCGCCGGCACCGCGGCCGCCCGGTTCGGCGTCGGGGTCGCCGTGATCGAGGACGCGCTGCGCCGCCTCGCTGCGGCGGGGCGGGTGGTCTCCGGGGAGTTCCGCCCGGGCGGCCGGGGCGCCGAGTGGTGCGACGCGGGCGTGCTGCGCATGCTCCGCCGCCGGTCGCTCGCCCGGCTCCGCAAGGAGGTCGAACCGGTCCAGCCCGAGGTCCTCGCCGCCTTCCTCCCCGCCTGGCACGGCATCGCGCCGGTCCCCGGGGACGGTGCCGAGGCGGGCCGGCCCGCGATCGGGGCCACCGGGACCGGCCCGGCATACCGGCCGGGCGGCTCCTGGCGCGACCGGGCCATGGACGCCCTCGTCGACGCGATCGAGCGGCTGCAGGGCGCGGCGGTCCCCGCGTCCGCGCTGGAGACCCTGATCCTGCCGGCCCGGGTCCCCGGCTACTCACCGGACCTGCTCGACGAGCTCACCGCCTCCGGCGAGGTGATCTGGGCCGGTCAGGGGTCCCTGCCCGGGGGTGACGGCTGGGTCGCGCTCTACTTCGCGGACACCGCCCCGCTGCTGCTCCCCCGGCCGCTGGAGATCACCATGACCCCGCTGCACGAGCGGATCATCGAGGTCCTGAGCGGCGGTGGGGCGCTGTTCTTCCGCGAGCTGTCCGACCGGGTCGGCGCGGCGATGCTCCGGGACCTCGCGGATCCCGGGACGGCGGCATCGGCCGGGAGCCCGGGCGCCGCACCGCCCGGAGGGGCATCGTCCGCGCAGGCACCGCCCGGGCGGACCTCGCCGGCGGCGCGGGCCGGCGCCGGACACCCCGGGGCCGTGCCCGACGACGCGGCGCTCGCCGCCGCGCTGTGGGACCTGGTCTGGGCGGGCCGGGTGACCGGGGACACCCTCGCCCCGCTCCGCGCGGTGCTCGGCACCGGGCGGCCCGCCCACCGGCCCCGTACGGCGCGGCGCCGCAGGCCGATGCTCCCCACCCGGAGCGGGCCGCCGACGGTGAGCGGCCGGTGGTGGCTGGTGCCCGCCCCGGCCGAGGACGAGACGCGGCGGGCCCAGGCCCAGGCCGAGGCGCTGCTCAACCGGCACGGCGTGCTCACCCGCGGCGGCATCACGGCCGAGCGGCCGCCCGGGGGGTTCTCCGCGATCTACCAGGTCCTGCGGGCCTACGAGGAGAGCGGGCGGTGCCGCCGGGGGTACTTCGTCGAGGGTCTCGGCGCGGCCCAGTTCGCCCTGCCCGGGGCGGTCGACCGGATGCGCGCGATGGTCCACCGGCCGGACGCGTCCGCCTCCGCGCACCCCGTGGCGGGCCCCTCCGAGTGGCCCGTGACGGGCGCGCCGCCGTCCGCGGCGCCGGGCACCGGGCCGGCCCGGACGGCCCCGCAGGCGGTCGTCCTCGCCGCCGCCGACCCGGCCAACCCGTACGGCGCGGCCCTGCCCTGGCCGGAGGGGCCGGCGGACGCGGCCCATCGGCCGGGGCGGAAGGCGGGTGCGCTCGTGGTGCTGGTGGACGGCAGGCTCGCCCTCTACCTCGAGCGCGGCGGGAAGAGCCTGCTGTCCTTCGGCTCGGAGGACGATCTGGCGCCCGCGGCGCGCGCGCTCGCCGCCACCGTGCGGATGGGCGCCCTGGAGAAGCTCACCGTGGAGCGGGCGAACGGGGCGCCGATCACCGCATCACCGATCGCCGCCGTCCTGGAGGAGGCCGGGTTCCACCCGACCCCGCGGGGCCTGCGCATCCGCGCGTGA
- a CDS encoding ABC transporter ATP-binding protein — protein sequence MLEIDDLRKRFKEKTALDGVSFTLRPGEIFGFVGANGAGKTTTMRIIMGVLEPDSGEVRYQGRPLTPDDRRTFGYMPEERGLYQKMRVAEQIEYFGRLHGLGAKAARRATAELIERLGLAERRNDAIEALSLGNQQRVQLAVALVHRPAVLILDEPFSGLDPLAVDTLAGVLKEQAASGVPVIFSSHQLDLVERLSDSVGIISAGRMIASGTVAELKAREGRKRLKVVVSGARPGWADGLPGQVTEAGDRQVLIAEDGDGQAILRAALQAGRVEHFGWQEPTLAELFREVVA from the coding sequence GTGCTTGAAATCGACGACCTGCGCAAGCGCTTCAAGGAGAAGACGGCGCTCGACGGAGTGAGCTTCACCCTCCGGCCCGGCGAGATCTTCGGATTCGTCGGCGCCAACGGAGCGGGCAAGACGACGACCATGCGGATCATCATGGGCGTGCTCGAGCCCGACTCCGGCGAGGTGCGGTACCAGGGCCGCCCCCTGACCCCCGACGACCGCCGGACCTTCGGCTACATGCCGGAGGAACGCGGGCTGTACCAGAAGATGCGGGTCGCCGAGCAGATCGAGTACTTCGGCCGGCTCCACGGGCTCGGCGCCAAGGCGGCGCGCCGCGCCACGGCCGAGCTGATCGAACGGCTCGGCCTCGCCGAGCGCCGCAACGACGCGATCGAGGCGCTCTCCCTCGGCAACCAGCAGCGGGTACAGCTCGCCGTCGCGCTCGTCCACCGCCCGGCCGTGCTCATCCTCGACGAGCCGTTCTCCGGCCTCGACCCGCTCGCCGTCGACACCCTCGCCGGCGTGCTGAAGGAACAGGCCGCCTCCGGGGTCCCGGTCATCTTCTCCAGCCACCAGCTCGACCTGGTCGAACGGCTCTCCGACTCGGTCGGCATCATCTCCGCCGGGCGCATGATCGCCTCGGGGACGGTCGCCGAGCTCAAGGCGCGGGAGGGCCGCAAGCGGCTGAAGGTCGTGGTCAGCGGCGCCCGGCCCGGCTGGGCCGACGGGCTCCCCGGGCAGGTCACCGAGGCGGGCGACCGGCAGGTGCTGATCGCCGAGGACGGCGACGGCCAGGCGATCCTCCGCGCCGCGCTCCAGGCCGGGCGGGTCGAGCACTTCGGATGGCAGGAGCCGACGCTCGCCGAGCTGTTCCGCGAGGTGGTGGCGTGA
- a CDS encoding IclR family transcriptional regulator yields MSILHTLDRGLRALDIISQSPSGISVADLAKRLETHRAICYRIVATLEAHSLVTRTGDGRIRLGVGVALLASRFEPQFMHSARPVIQDLAERTRATAFIAAAEGDTCVVIMVAEPKDAVLSVGYRVGSRHPLNKGASGIAILAMRPERPGDPELVRQARRDGFSLTRNQLQHGAVGVAAGIRVPTGAIERSVGVVSTEGLDTELAAAAVTEAARHLGRLING; encoded by the coding sequence ATGAGCATCCTGCACACCCTGGACCGCGGGCTCCGGGCACTCGACATCATCTCGCAGAGCCCGTCGGGGATCTCCGTGGCCGATCTGGCCAAGCGGCTGGAGACCCACCGGGCCATCTGCTACCGCATCGTGGCGACGCTGGAGGCCCACTCCCTGGTCACCCGGACCGGCGACGGCCGCATCCGGCTCGGGGTGGGAGTCGCGTTGCTCGCCTCGCGCTTCGAGCCCCAGTTCATGCACAGCGCCCGCCCGGTGATCCAGGACCTCGCCGAGCGCACCCGGGCGACCGCGTTCATCGCCGCGGCCGAGGGCGACACCTGCGTCGTGATCATGGTGGCCGAGCCCAAGGACGCCGTGCTGAGCGTGGGCTATCGGGTGGGCAGCAGGCACCCGCTCAACAAGGGCGCGTCCGGGATCGCGATCCTCGCCATGCGCCCGGAGCGCCCCGGCGACCCCGAGCTGGTCCGGCAGGCGCGCCGGGACGGGTTCAGCCTGACGAGGAACCAGCTCCAGCACGGCGCGGTCGGTGTGGCCGCGGGCATCCGCGTGCCGACCGGCGCGATCGAGCGCAGCGTCGGGGTGGTCTCCACCGAAGGGCTCGACACGGAGCTGGCCGCCGCCGCCGTCACAGAGGCGGCACGCCACCTCGGACGGCTGATCAACGGCTGA
- a CDS encoding ABC transporter permease, with the protein MSRIALVARREIVTRIRTKSYVIGLVLSALMVVAAAAVPRMIGDQTYDVGVVGPVPAAVEGVAFRPYPDEAAARAAVLAGEIDAALINDEKVLAHGELNERLGLILQSAHREAKIAAAGITITPLRVESVGEDAEHTGMRTGVAALLVIVLFFLLIYTAMYVAMGVVEEKGSRIVEILLTSLRPWELLGGKIIGLGVLGLINLGVIVVAGLGAAFAMGTELPPGIGGVVAGAIGWFVLGYLFFATLAAATGSLVSRQEELNSVIAPLTMLMSLTYLVAYAAAFQPGGAFARVLSLIPPFSSMVMPVRMTTGDVPIWEIALSAVLMAAATVGVLLAGARVYERAVIRTGARVKLREVIG; encoded by the coding sequence ATGAGCCGGATCGCGCTGGTGGCACGGCGGGAGATCGTCACCCGGATCAGGACGAAGAGCTACGTGATCGGCCTGGTGCTGAGCGCACTGATGGTGGTGGCCGCGGCGGCCGTCCCCAGGATGATCGGCGACCAGACGTACGACGTCGGGGTGGTCGGCCCCGTCCCCGCCGCGGTGGAGGGCGTCGCGTTCCGGCCGTACCCGGACGAGGCCGCCGCCCGCGCCGCCGTGCTCGCCGGGGAGATCGACGCGGCGCTGATCAACGACGAGAAGGTGCTCGCCCACGGTGAGCTCAACGAACGGCTCGGCCTCATCCTGCAGAGCGCGCACCGTGAGGCCAAGATCGCGGCCGCCGGGATCACGATCACGCCGTTGCGCGTGGAGTCCGTGGGGGAGGACGCGGAGCACACCGGGATGCGCACCGGGGTGGCCGCGCTCCTGGTGATCGTGCTGTTCTTCCTGCTCATCTACACCGCGATGTACGTGGCGATGGGCGTGGTGGAGGAGAAGGGCAGCCGGATCGTGGAGATCCTGCTCACCTCGCTGCGCCCCTGGGAGCTGCTCGGTGGGAAGATCATCGGGCTCGGGGTGCTCGGCCTGATCAACCTCGGCGTGATCGTCGTGGCCGGGCTGGGCGCCGCCTTCGCCATGGGCACCGAGCTCCCGCCGGGGATCGGCGGCGTGGTGGCCGGCGCGATCGGCTGGTTCGTGCTGGGCTACCTCTTCTTCGCCACGCTCGCGGCCGCCACCGGCTCGCTCGTCTCCCGCCAGGAGGAGCTCAACAGCGTCATCGCGCCGCTGACCATGCTGATGTCGCTCACCTACCTGGTGGCGTACGCGGCCGCCTTCCAGCCCGGCGGCGCCTTCGCCCGGGTCTTGTCGCTGATCCCGCCGTTCTCGTCGATGGTGATGCCGGTGCGCATGACAACGGGCGACGTGCCGATCTGGGAGATCGCCCTGTCGGCGGTGCTCATGGCGGCGGCCACGGTGGGCGTCCTGCTCGCCGGCGCCCGTGTCTACGAGCGGGCCGTGATCCGCACCGGGGCGAGGGTCAAGCTGCGCGAGGTCATCGGCTGA